TAAACTTCATGTAAATAGCAATGGCTATGCACGCAAAAAAACATCTAGACCAAATGGTAATGGCTGGTGGTAAACTAAGGTAGCTTCCAAAAGGAGCAGCGGTTCCAATAATTAATAAAGCTAAATTTAGCTCAAGTATATTCTTTAGTTGATTTTTCATGAGTTTTATTTAGTACCTGTGCTACCAAAACCTCCAGTCCCTCTTTGGGTACTATCAAGTTCTTCTACTTCAATCCATGCTGCTTGTTCGTGTTTTGCAATCACCAATTGGGCAATACGTTCTCCATCAGTAACTTCAAAAACATCGTTTGATAAGTTGACTAAAATCACGCCTATTTCACCTCGGTAATCCGCATCTACAGTACCTGGAGAATTTAAAACGGTAATTCCTTTTTTGGCAGCTAAACCACTTCTGGGCCTTACTTGTGCTTCGTATCCTTGAGGCAAAGCAATAAACAATCCTGTTTTTATAATCGCACGTTCTAAAGGTTTTAAGAAAATACTTTCTTCTATGTTGGCTTTTAAATCTAAACCAGCAGCACCGCTAGTTTCGTATTGAGGTAAATCGTGTTTAGATTTGTTGATGATTTGTACTTTCATAAAAATAGAATTTAGACAAAAGTACGGTCTTATTTAGACTTTAAAAATCTTTGCTTGATAAAATTCCTTTCGCTAAAAAACACCAAAGAAAAAGTTAAAATCAATAAAATTGTATTGATGATAATTTGTCCTCTAAGTAAGTAAAACGAAATAAAACACAATAAGGTTATCAATAAGAATAAACTTAATATTTTAGAAACTTCATATGGCGTTTTGTAATGTTTTTGTCCGTATATATAAGAGGTAATCATCATAATTGCATATACAAAAAATGTTACCCAAGCGGCTCCCATATACCCACATATAGGCACAAAAATTAGCAAACCTAAAATGGTTAATAATCCTCCTAAAATAGAAAAATACATTCCGTATTTGGTTTGGTTGGTGTTTTTGTACCAAACAGAAAGGTTGTTGTAAATACCTAATAGTAAATTGGCCAATAAAATAATAGGCACAATGGCTAAGGTTTCAAAATATTCTGGTTTTTTAAGTAAAAGTTGAGCAAAGAAATCAATATAAGCAACAATGGTCAGTACAATAAAAGCTCCTAATATGGTAAACCATTTTAAAACCAAAGCATAGGTTTCTTTAGCATTCTTTTGATGTGATACATTAAAGAAAAAAGGTTCTGCTCCAAGTTTAAATGCCATGATAAATAAGGACATGAATACGCCTAGTTTATATGTTCCTGCATAGGCTCCAGCAATACTTTCGTTTAAAAATCTTGGTAAAATAAGTTTGTCTAAGTTTTCATTGGTCACATAAGCCAATCCTGCTATTAAAATAGGCCATCCATAGGCAAGCATTTTTTTTAACAATATAAAATCTAGTCTTAATTTAAATTTTAAGAACATAGGCAATACCATCAAAAAAGTAAGTCCGCTAGCAAATAAATTGGCTAAAAAGATATATCCTACTTTTGATGAGGTAGGATACCAACTAAAAGCATTGGTAATTTCTTGTGCAGATAGGACCAATAAAAATAATATGTTAAGTATTGCATAAATAGAAATGTTTAAAACTCTAAACATTGCATAATTTATGGCCTTGTTTTTGACTCTTAAATAAGCAAAGGGAATAACGGTTAATGTGTCAAACAGTAAAATTCCGATAAGGGTTTTAAAATGAAGGATTTCTTCAAAACCTAAAAAAGGAGCTATGTTGTTTGATAAAATAAACAGGGGCGTTAATATTAAAAAGGCCACCAAGGTTACAATACAAAAAGAAGTACTTAGTACTTTTTCTTTGTTTTTTTCTGAATTGAAAAACCTAAAAAAAGTAGTTTCCATACCAAAGGTAAGCAATACGTTAAAGTAGGCTGCCCATACGAAAAACTCG
Above is a genomic segment from Wenyingzhuangia fucanilytica containing:
- the dut gene encoding dUTP diphosphatase, which produces MKVQIINKSKHDLPQYETSGAAGLDLKANIEESIFLKPLERAIIKTGLFIALPQGYEAQVRPRSGLAAKKGITVLNSPGTVDADYRGEIGVILVNLSNDVFEVTDGERIAQLVIAKHEQAAWIEVEELDSTQRGTGGFGSTGTK
- a CDS encoding lipopolysaccharide biosynthesis protein; protein product: MSTLKSFLKNTFVYGLAAVLPKAVNVFLVGLHTKTLENTQQFNVNTEFFVWAAYFNVLLTFGMETTFFRFFNSEKNKEKVLSTSFCIVTLVAFLILTPLFILSNNIAPFLGFEEILHFKTLIGILLFDTLTVIPFAYLRVKNKAINYAMFRVLNISIYAILNILFLLVLSAQEITNAFSWYPTSSKVGYIFLANLFASGLTFLMVLPMFLKFKLRLDFILLKKMLAYGWPILIAGLAYVTNENLDKLILPRFLNESIAGAYAGTYKLGVFMSLFIMAFKLGAEPFFFNVSHQKNAKETYALVLKWFTILGAFIVLTIVAYIDFFAQLLLKKPEYFETLAIVPIILLANLLLGIYNNLSVWYKNTNQTKYGMYFSILGGLLTILGLLIFVPICGYMGAAWVTFFVYAIMMITSYIYGQKHYKTPYEVSKILSLFLLITLLCFISFYLLRGQIIINTILLILTFSLVFFSERNFIKQRFLKSK